One window of the Aquila chrysaetos chrysaetos chromosome 8, bAquChr1.4, whole genome shotgun sequence genome contains the following:
- the ZBTB44 gene encoding zinc finger and BTB domain-containing protein 44 isoform X4 encodes MGVKTFTHNSPAHSQEMLGKLNMLRNDGHFCDITIRVQDKIFRAHKVVLAACSDFFRSKLVGQAEDESKSVLDLHHVTVTGFIPLLEYAYTATLSINTENIIDVLAAASYMQMFSVASTCSEFMKSSILWNTPNSQQEKVLDAGQENSANCNFTSRDGSLSPVSSECSVVERTIPVCRESRRKRKSYIVMSPESPLKCNTQTSSPQVLNPSTSYPESRNQPVDSSLAFPWTFPFGIDRRLQSEKVKQAENSRTLEMPGPSESNRRIADYVTCESTKASSPLVIEEDVRVKVERLSDEEVHEEVSQPVSASQSSLSDQQTVPGSEQVQEDLLISPQSSSIGSIDEGVTEGLPTLQSTSGTNAHADDDDRLENVQYPYQLYIAPSTSSTERPSPNGPDRPFQCPTCGVRFTRIQNLKQHMLIHSGIKPFQCDRCGKKFTRAYSLKMHRLKHEVTS; translated from the exons atggGTGTTAAAACATTCACTCATAATTCCCCTGCTCACAGTCAGGAGATGCTGGGAAAGCTGAACATGCTCCGCAACGATGGACATTTTTGTGATATCACCATCCGCGTCCAGGACAAAATCTTCAGGGCGCACAAGGTGGTTTTGGCAGCCTGTAGCGACTTCTTTCGTTCCAAACTTGTCGGCCAAGCAGAAGACGAGAGCAAGAGTGTGTTAGACCTGCACCATGTGACAGTGACTGGTTTTATACCTCTTCTGGAATATGCTTACACAGCAACACTATCTATTAATACTGAAAACATTATTGATGTGTTGGCTGCAGCCAGCTACATGCAGATGTTCAGTGTTGCTAGCACGTGTTCAGAATTCATGAAGTCCAGCATTTTATGGAATACGCCCAACAGCCAGCAAGAGAAGGTGCTGGATGCAGGACAGGAGAACAGCGCAAACTGCAATTTTACTTCTCGAGACGGCAGCCTTTCTCCAGTTTCTTCTGAGTGCAGCGTAGTGGAAAGAACCATTCCTGTTTGCCGGGAGTCGCGAAGAAAGCGCAAAAGCTACATAGTTATGTCTCCCGAGAGCCCCCTTAAGTGTAACACACAAACAAGTTCCCCCCAAGTGCTGAATCCTTCAACTTCTTACCCGGAGTCCAGAAATCAGCCCGTGGACTCGTCCTTAGCTTTTCCCTGGACTTTTCCTTTTGGAATTGATCGAAGACTTCAGTCTGAGAAGGTGAAGCAGGCGGAGAACTCTAGGACTTTGGAAATGCCTGGGCCCTCCGAGTCCAACAGAAGAATTGCAGATTACGTGACTTGTGAGAGCACAAAAGCCAGTTCTCCCCTCGTGATTGAAGAAGACGTGCGTGTCAAAGTGGAAAGGTTAAGCGATGAGGAGGTTCACGAGGAAGTATCGCAGCCTGTTAGTGCATCCCAGAGCTCTCTGAGCGATCAACAGACAGTCCCAGGAAGCGAGCAAGTGCAGGAAGATCTCCTGATCAGCCCACAGTCTTCCTCTATAG GCTCAATAGATGAGGGGGTTACGGAGGGATTACCCACACTCCAAAGTACCTCTGGCACTAACGCTCACGCAGATGATGATGATCG tttgGAGAACGTTCAGTATCCCTACCAACTCTACATTGCTCCTTCtaccagcagcacagagagacCCAGCCCAAATGGTCCAGACAGACCTTTTCAGTGTCCAACCTGCGGGGTCCGGTTCACTCGCATTCAGAACTTAAAACAACACATGCTTATCCACTCAG GCATTAAACCATTTCAGTGTGACCGCTGTGGGAAAAAGTTCACCCGAGCTTACTCGCTAAAGATGCATCGCCTGAAGCACGAAG TGACTTCCTAG
- the ZBTB44 gene encoding zinc finger and BTB domain-containing protein 44 isoform X3, translating into MGVKTFTHNSPAHSQEMLGKLNMLRNDGHFCDITIRVQDKIFRAHKVVLAACSDFFRSKLVGQAEDESKSVLDLHHVTVTGFIPLLEYAYTATLSINTENIIDVLAAASYMQMFSVASTCSEFMKSSILWNTPNSQQEKVLDAGQENSANCNFTSRDGSLSPVSSECSVVERTIPVCRESRRKRKSYIVMSPESPLKCNTQTSSPQVLNPSTSYPESRNQPVDSSLAFPWTFPFGIDRRLQSEKVKQAENSRTLEMPGPSESNRRIADYVTCESTKASSPLVIEEDVRVKVERLSDEEVHEEVSQPVSASQSSLSDQQTVPGSEQVQEDLLISPQSSSIGSIDEGVTEGLPTLQSTSGTNAHADDDDRTERPSPNGPDRPFQCPTCGVRFTRIQNLKQHMLIHSGIKPFQCDRCGKKFTRAYSLKMHRLKHEGKRCFRCQICSATFTSFGEYKHHMRVSRHIIRKPRIYECKTCGAMFTNSGNLIVHLRSLNHEASELANYFQSSDFLVPDYLNQEQEETLGQYELGEHGFESNSSVQMPVISQVSSTQNCESTFPLGSLGGLAEKEEDVPEQPKTNATAEAAAGDPPKPELSSITIE; encoded by the exons atggGTGTTAAAACATTCACTCATAATTCCCCTGCTCACAGTCAGGAGATGCTGGGAAAGCTGAACATGCTCCGCAACGATGGACATTTTTGTGATATCACCATCCGCGTCCAGGACAAAATCTTCAGGGCGCACAAGGTGGTTTTGGCAGCCTGTAGCGACTTCTTTCGTTCCAAACTTGTCGGCCAAGCAGAAGACGAGAGCAAGAGTGTGTTAGACCTGCACCATGTGACAGTGACTGGTTTTATACCTCTTCTGGAATATGCTTACACAGCAACACTATCTATTAATACTGAAAACATTATTGATGTGTTGGCTGCAGCCAGCTACATGCAGATGTTCAGTGTTGCTAGCACGTGTTCAGAATTCATGAAGTCCAGCATTTTATGGAATACGCCCAACAGCCAGCAAGAGAAGGTGCTGGATGCAGGACAGGAGAACAGCGCAAACTGCAATTTTACTTCTCGAGACGGCAGCCTTTCTCCAGTTTCTTCTGAGTGCAGCGTAGTGGAAAGAACCATTCCTGTTTGCCGGGAGTCGCGAAGAAAGCGCAAAAGCTACATAGTTATGTCTCCCGAGAGCCCCCTTAAGTGTAACACACAAACAAGTTCCCCCCAAGTGCTGAATCCTTCAACTTCTTACCCGGAGTCCAGAAATCAGCCCGTGGACTCGTCCTTAGCTTTTCCCTGGACTTTTCCTTTTGGAATTGATCGAAGACTTCAGTCTGAGAAGGTGAAGCAGGCGGAGAACTCTAGGACTTTGGAAATGCCTGGGCCCTCCGAGTCCAACAGAAGAATTGCAGATTACGTGACTTGTGAGAGCACAAAAGCCAGTTCTCCCCTCGTGATTGAAGAAGACGTGCGTGTCAAAGTGGAAAGGTTAAGCGATGAGGAGGTTCACGAGGAAGTATCGCAGCCTGTTAGTGCATCCCAGAGCTCTCTGAGCGATCAACAGACAGTCCCAGGAAGCGAGCAAGTGCAGGAAGATCTCCTGATCAGCCCACAGTCTTCCTCTATAG GCTCAATAGATGAGGGGGTTACGGAGGGATTACCCACACTCCAAAGTACCTCTGGCACTAACGCTCACGCAGATGATGATGATCG cacagagagacCCAGCCCAAATGGTCCAGACAGACCTTTTCAGTGTCCAACCTGCGGGGTCCGGTTCACTCGCATTCAGAACTTAAAACAACACATGCTTATCCACTCAG GCATTAAACCATTTCAGTGTGACCGCTGTGGGAAAAAGTTCACCCGAGCTTACTCGCTAAAGATGCATCGCCTGAAGCACGAAGGTAAACGCTGTTTCCGGTGCCAGATATGTAGTGCCACTTTCACTTCCTTCGGGGAATATAAACACCACATGCGGGTTTCCCGGCATATTATCCGCAAGCCTCGGATTTACGAGTGCAAAACATGTGGCGCCATGTTCACCAACTCTGGAAATTTAATCGTTCACCTGAGGAGCTTGAACCATGAAGCGTCAGAGCTAGCAAACTACTTCCAGAGCAG TGACTTCCTAGTACCGGACTACTTAAACCAGGAACAAGAAGAGACCCTCGGGCAGTATGAGCTAGGGGAGCATGGCTTTGAAAGCAACTCTTCTGTCCAAATGCCTGTCATTTCACAGGTGTCGTCAACTCAGAATTGTGAAAGCACTTTCCCCTTGGGGTCTCTGGGTGGGttggcagagaaggaagaagatgtGCCAGAGCAGCCAAAGACTAACGCCACTGCTGAGGCAGCCGCAGGTGACCCTCCGAAACCGGAGCTGTCATCTATTACTATTGAATAA
- the ZBTB44 gene encoding zinc finger and BTB domain-containing protein 44 isoform X2, with translation MGVKTFTHNSPAHSQEMLGKLNMLRNDGHFCDITIRVQDKIFRAHKVVLAACSDFFRSKLVGQAEDESKSVLDLHHVTVTGFIPLLEYAYTATLSINTENIIDVLAAASYMQMFSVASTCSEFMKSSILWNTPNSQQEKVLDAGQENSANCNFTSRDGSLSPVSSECSVVERTIPVCRESRRKRKSYIVMSPESPLKCNTQTSSPQVLNPSTSYPESRNQPVDSSLAFPWTFPFGIDRRLQSEKVKQAENSRTLEMPGPSESNRRIADYVTCESTKASSPLVIEEDVRVKVERLSDEEVHEEVSQPVSASQSSLSDQQTVPGSEQVQEDLLISPQSSSIGSIDEGVTEGLPTLQSTSGTNAHADDDDRSTERPSPNGPDRPFQCPTCGVRFTRIQNLKQHMLIHSGIKPFQCDRCGKKFTRAYSLKMHRLKHEGKRCFRCQICSATFTSFGEYKHHMRVSRHIIRKPRIYECKTCGAMFTNSGNLIVHLRSLNHEASELANYFQSSDFLVPDYLNQEQEETLGQYELGEHGFESNSSVQMPVISQVSSTQNCESTFPLGSLGGLAEKEEDVPEQPKTNATAEAAAGDPPKPELSSITIE, from the exons atggGTGTTAAAACATTCACTCATAATTCCCCTGCTCACAGTCAGGAGATGCTGGGAAAGCTGAACATGCTCCGCAACGATGGACATTTTTGTGATATCACCATCCGCGTCCAGGACAAAATCTTCAGGGCGCACAAGGTGGTTTTGGCAGCCTGTAGCGACTTCTTTCGTTCCAAACTTGTCGGCCAAGCAGAAGACGAGAGCAAGAGTGTGTTAGACCTGCACCATGTGACAGTGACTGGTTTTATACCTCTTCTGGAATATGCTTACACAGCAACACTATCTATTAATACTGAAAACATTATTGATGTGTTGGCTGCAGCCAGCTACATGCAGATGTTCAGTGTTGCTAGCACGTGTTCAGAATTCATGAAGTCCAGCATTTTATGGAATACGCCCAACAGCCAGCAAGAGAAGGTGCTGGATGCAGGACAGGAGAACAGCGCAAACTGCAATTTTACTTCTCGAGACGGCAGCCTTTCTCCAGTTTCTTCTGAGTGCAGCGTAGTGGAAAGAACCATTCCTGTTTGCCGGGAGTCGCGAAGAAAGCGCAAAAGCTACATAGTTATGTCTCCCGAGAGCCCCCTTAAGTGTAACACACAAACAAGTTCCCCCCAAGTGCTGAATCCTTCAACTTCTTACCCGGAGTCCAGAAATCAGCCCGTGGACTCGTCCTTAGCTTTTCCCTGGACTTTTCCTTTTGGAATTGATCGAAGACTTCAGTCTGAGAAGGTGAAGCAGGCGGAGAACTCTAGGACTTTGGAAATGCCTGGGCCCTCCGAGTCCAACAGAAGAATTGCAGATTACGTGACTTGTGAGAGCACAAAAGCCAGTTCTCCCCTCGTGATTGAAGAAGACGTGCGTGTCAAAGTGGAAAGGTTAAGCGATGAGGAGGTTCACGAGGAAGTATCGCAGCCTGTTAGTGCATCCCAGAGCTCTCTGAGCGATCAACAGACAGTCCCAGGAAGCGAGCAAGTGCAGGAAGATCTCCTGATCAGCCCACAGTCTTCCTCTATAG GCTCAATAGATGAGGGGGTTACGGAGGGATTACCCACACTCCAAAGTACCTCTGGCACTAACGCTCACGCAGATGATGATGATCG cagcacagagagacCCAGCCCAAATGGTCCAGACAGACCTTTTCAGTGTCCAACCTGCGGGGTCCGGTTCACTCGCATTCAGAACTTAAAACAACACATGCTTATCCACTCAG GCATTAAACCATTTCAGTGTGACCGCTGTGGGAAAAAGTTCACCCGAGCTTACTCGCTAAAGATGCATCGCCTGAAGCACGAAGGTAAACGCTGTTTCCGGTGCCAGATATGTAGTGCCACTTTCACTTCCTTCGGGGAATATAAACACCACATGCGGGTTTCCCGGCATATTATCCGCAAGCCTCGGATTTACGAGTGCAAAACATGTGGCGCCATGTTCACCAACTCTGGAAATTTAATCGTTCACCTGAGGAGCTTGAACCATGAAGCGTCAGAGCTAGCAAACTACTTCCAGAGCAG TGACTTCCTAGTACCGGACTACTTAAACCAGGAACAAGAAGAGACCCTCGGGCAGTATGAGCTAGGGGAGCATGGCTTTGAAAGCAACTCTTCTGTCCAAATGCCTGTCATTTCACAGGTGTCGTCAACTCAGAATTGTGAAAGCACTTTCCCCTTGGGGTCTCTGGGTGGGttggcagagaaggaagaagatgtGCCAGAGCAGCCAAAGACTAACGCCACTGCTGAGGCAGCCGCAGGTGACCCTCCGAAACCGGAGCTGTCATCTATTACTATTGAATAA
- the ZBTB44 gene encoding zinc finger and BTB domain-containing protein 44 isoform X1, with translation MGVKTFTHNSPAHSQEMLGKLNMLRNDGHFCDITIRVQDKIFRAHKVVLAACSDFFRSKLVGQAEDESKSVLDLHHVTVTGFIPLLEYAYTATLSINTENIIDVLAAASYMQMFSVASTCSEFMKSSILWNTPNSQQEKVLDAGQENSANCNFTSRDGSLSPVSSECSVVERTIPVCRESRRKRKSYIVMSPESPLKCNTQTSSPQVLNPSTSYPESRNQPVDSSLAFPWTFPFGIDRRLQSEKVKQAENSRTLEMPGPSESNRRIADYVTCESTKASSPLVIEEDVRVKVERLSDEEVHEEVSQPVSASQSSLSDQQTVPGSEQVQEDLLISPQSSSIGSIDEGVTEGLPTLQSTSGTNAHADDDDRLENVQYPYQLYIAPSTSSTERPSPNGPDRPFQCPTCGVRFTRIQNLKQHMLIHSGIKPFQCDRCGKKFTRAYSLKMHRLKHEGKRCFRCQICSATFTSFGEYKHHMRVSRHIIRKPRIYECKTCGAMFTNSGNLIVHLRSLNHEASELANYFQSSDFLVPDYLNQEQEETLGQYELGEHGFESNSSVQMPVISQVSSTQNCESTFPLGSLGGLAEKEEDVPEQPKTNATAEAAAGDPPKPELSSITIE, from the exons atggGTGTTAAAACATTCACTCATAATTCCCCTGCTCACAGTCAGGAGATGCTGGGAAAGCTGAACATGCTCCGCAACGATGGACATTTTTGTGATATCACCATCCGCGTCCAGGACAAAATCTTCAGGGCGCACAAGGTGGTTTTGGCAGCCTGTAGCGACTTCTTTCGTTCCAAACTTGTCGGCCAAGCAGAAGACGAGAGCAAGAGTGTGTTAGACCTGCACCATGTGACAGTGACTGGTTTTATACCTCTTCTGGAATATGCTTACACAGCAACACTATCTATTAATACTGAAAACATTATTGATGTGTTGGCTGCAGCCAGCTACATGCAGATGTTCAGTGTTGCTAGCACGTGTTCAGAATTCATGAAGTCCAGCATTTTATGGAATACGCCCAACAGCCAGCAAGAGAAGGTGCTGGATGCAGGACAGGAGAACAGCGCAAACTGCAATTTTACTTCTCGAGACGGCAGCCTTTCTCCAGTTTCTTCTGAGTGCAGCGTAGTGGAAAGAACCATTCCTGTTTGCCGGGAGTCGCGAAGAAAGCGCAAAAGCTACATAGTTATGTCTCCCGAGAGCCCCCTTAAGTGTAACACACAAACAAGTTCCCCCCAAGTGCTGAATCCTTCAACTTCTTACCCGGAGTCCAGAAATCAGCCCGTGGACTCGTCCTTAGCTTTTCCCTGGACTTTTCCTTTTGGAATTGATCGAAGACTTCAGTCTGAGAAGGTGAAGCAGGCGGAGAACTCTAGGACTTTGGAAATGCCTGGGCCCTCCGAGTCCAACAGAAGAATTGCAGATTACGTGACTTGTGAGAGCACAAAAGCCAGTTCTCCCCTCGTGATTGAAGAAGACGTGCGTGTCAAAGTGGAAAGGTTAAGCGATGAGGAGGTTCACGAGGAAGTATCGCAGCCTGTTAGTGCATCCCAGAGCTCTCTGAGCGATCAACAGACAGTCCCAGGAAGCGAGCAAGTGCAGGAAGATCTCCTGATCAGCCCACAGTCTTCCTCTATAG GCTCAATAGATGAGGGGGTTACGGAGGGATTACCCACACTCCAAAGTACCTCTGGCACTAACGCTCACGCAGATGATGATGATCG tttgGAGAACGTTCAGTATCCCTACCAACTCTACATTGCTCCTTCtaccagcagcacagagagacCCAGCCCAAATGGTCCAGACAGACCTTTTCAGTGTCCAACCTGCGGGGTCCGGTTCACTCGCATTCAGAACTTAAAACAACACATGCTTATCCACTCAG GCATTAAACCATTTCAGTGTGACCGCTGTGGGAAAAAGTTCACCCGAGCTTACTCGCTAAAGATGCATCGCCTGAAGCACGAAGGTAAACGCTGTTTCCGGTGCCAGATATGTAGTGCCACTTTCACTTCCTTCGGGGAATATAAACACCACATGCGGGTTTCCCGGCATATTATCCGCAAGCCTCGGATTTACGAGTGCAAAACATGTGGCGCCATGTTCACCAACTCTGGAAATTTAATCGTTCACCTGAGGAGCTTGAACCATGAAGCGTCAGAGCTAGCAAACTACTTCCAGAGCAG TGACTTCCTAGTACCGGACTACTTAAACCAGGAACAAGAAGAGACCCTCGGGCAGTATGAGCTAGGGGAGCATGGCTTTGAAAGCAACTCTTCTGTCCAAATGCCTGTCATTTCACAGGTGTCGTCAACTCAGAATTGTGAAAGCACTTTCCCCTTGGGGTCTCTGGGTGGGttggcagagaaggaagaagatgtGCCAGAGCAGCCAAAGACTAACGCCACTGCTGAGGCAGCCGCAGGTGACCCTCCGAAACCGGAGCTGTCATCTATTACTATTGAATAA